One genomic window of Eggerthella timonensis includes the following:
- a CDS encoding ComF family protein, producing MAQATRRYGRGAAEAIAETLWPTRCAACDTPGEVLCAPCSLNLQHIDWWRACPRCGAPFGRVQCSECNDVMLASSGREEPPFDACASAVAFDDAAARIVRTWKDAGERRLAGAMAALMAPMVLPSWRAEQPVVVPVPATAAAVRRRGFDHGAELAAAVASCLGLDAAPLLAPPRARDQRALARRGRLANMEGRFIPLPGASAPPSAIVIDDVYTTGATLFAAADAVRAAGARTVRCLTFARVW from the coding sequence ATGGCCCAGGCCACGCGCCGATACGGGAGGGGCGCAGCCGAGGCCATCGCCGAGACGCTGTGGCCCACCCGCTGCGCCGCGTGCGACACGCCCGGCGAGGTGCTGTGCGCGCCGTGCAGCCTCAACCTCCAGCATATCGACTGGTGGCGCGCCTGCCCGCGCTGCGGCGCTCCTTTCGGTCGTGTGCAGTGCAGCGAGTGCAACGACGTGATGCTGGCCTCCTCCGGGCGCGAAGAGCCGCCCTTCGACGCCTGCGCGAGCGCGGTCGCCTTCGACGACGCCGCTGCGCGCATCGTGCGCACCTGGAAGGATGCCGGGGAAAGGCGGCTCGCCGGGGCCATGGCCGCGCTCATGGCCCCGATGGTGCTGCCGTCGTGGCGGGCCGAGCAACCCGTCGTCGTGCCCGTGCCCGCCACCGCCGCCGCCGTGCGGCGGCGCGGCTTCGACCACGGGGCGGAGCTGGCGGCCGCCGTGGCCTCCTGCCTCGGCCTCGATGCGGCGCCCCTGCTGGCCCCGCCGCGCGCCCGCGACCAGCGCGCCCTCGCCCGTCGCGGCCGCTTGGCGAACATGGAGGGCCGCTTCATCCCCCTGCCGGGCGCGAGCGCGCCGCCTTCGGCGATCGTGATCGACGACGTGTACACTACCGGCGCCACCCTGTTCGCCGCTGCCGACGCCGTCCGCGCGGCCGGAGCCCGAACCGTCCGCTGCCTCACCTTCGCCCGCGTCTGGTAA